The sequence ctctctcactcattctctcactaacacaagcacacactcactcactcacttctcACACACTCACgatctcactcactctctcactcactctctcacacactcactcactcattctctcGCTCATTCTCTCGCTCACAACCGCAAGCACTcacttctcacacacactcactctcactcacacacacacacacacactcacttctcactcaaacattcacacacacatgcacactttcactcactcactcagactcacacactcactcacacactcactcactcacacacacacacttaagcaCCTTTCACAgaaaaattgccggaacattgcagGGTTGCCTTCTGTATgaacgcaaacacgtcccgggattgatcctgggttggggacctagtaacttTGACGGTTCAGTCCCGGAACAAGCACTAcgtaatatcactgcgcctgctgcacTCATGCTACACAGCAAAgctccttgattattacgccagaatgagggtatagttcctagccatatcagccaagaaaacttttcattttccgtcagtcttagtacacgatgtttCTCCAGCCATTCTCATCTGCAATGTTTgggtcagctgtgtgtgtgtgtgtgtgtgttttactcaccATCCAGTGATAACCAGTCCAGCTGTGAGCTCGGTAAGGACGAGGCGTTGCGAGCACGATACTCGAACAACACTGAGGAGGAGACGGCACTGGAGTCCTTCAACACGTGCAGAGCGACGAGTCCAGCTTcatgagctacacacacacacgcacgcacgacACACACACAGGAAGCTTATTATATACAAAACTCTACATGAAAAATGATTGTTTCTTCATGCACTGGTCTATTTTGCTTCCTTATCATGTCTCTCCTTACAGACTAGTGAGGAGaaatcattccaaacacacattttagtgtttattttatttcaaatctttatttttgtctttagatTTAGATCTCAATCCATAGTTTATCTCTTACAAACACCAAACTCTACagatttattcctctctatattctgaaggtttgtttatatttttttacactgatttataaaacatttcactcctaaaaacatgttgaaatgtttttgttttctttctgttgacagtattttctgatttatgataaaaagagaaaacgtgtgtgtgtgtgtgtgtgtgtgtctgtatgtatgtgtgtgagcgagagtgtgtgtgtatgtgtgtgtgtgtgagagtgagtgagtgattgtgtgtgtgtgtgcgtgagagtgagtgtgagtgagtgagtgtgtgcacgcgagtgagtgtctgtgtgtgttagtgagtgagtgtaggtgtgcgtgcgcgcgcgcgtgtgtgtgtgtgtgtgtctgtgtgtgtgtgtgtgtgtgtgtgcgtgtgtgtgtctgtgtgcgtgtgtgtgtgtgtgtgtgtgcgtgtctgtgtgcgtgtgtgtgtgtgtgtgtgtgtgtgtgagtgtctgtgtgcgtgtgtgtgtgtgtgtgtgagtgtctgtgtgtgcgtgtgcgtgtgtgtgtgtgtgtgtatgtgtgcgtgtgcgtgtgtgtgtgtgtatgtgtgcgtgtgtgtctgtgtgtgcgtgtctgtgtgtgcgtgtgcgtgtgtgtgtgtgtgtgtgtgtgtgtatgtgtgtgtgtgctcacccgGACAGTAGCAGCGCAGGACTCCTGGCTGGATGAGAGAAGCTGTAACTCTGCTCTGGTCAAACACACAGGAGTATCGTCCGTCTGTCTCTGACCATGGGCCTGTGATCAACACCTTCACGCCGCCCTGAACCACAAGGAGTTAAACATGCTTATTACAGCTCCCCCAAACTAAAACCACCAAAACATtcttgttacttgaaataaaattagaaattttaatttaagtaattctGTTActaatttgagtttttttatgtAAGAAAATAACACCAGTGATATATTAGTATAATTgctatcattttttatattgttttttattttaattttaattgaagttgtagttatttactgtttttttattcatttttttatctatatttttttttataattaatttactaatttaagacaagttaaaataaaaagtaacatttaatatattttataaaaatttaaattaaaattgtgtaGACATAAaaaactaacttaaaaaaaatagaaaaaaacaaatttacTACAAAttgaactaaaatttaaataaaaaataacattattaattaattcacatCCATCTGGACAAGCCTTATACTATAGACTTCTATTCACGCCTTTCTTCATTTGATCTCAAACGCCTTACCACTACAACCACACAAAGCAGGCAACCAGTTTAACTTAATTGGTCCTCTCTCTTTTATTGCTGCTGCCCTCTCGAACCCTCGGTTATCCGATGTTCTTCGAGAGTATCGGACCAAACTCAGGGCAGCAGAGAGAAAGTGGTGCAAATCAAAAGATCCGTCCGACCTGAGATGTATCAGCCTTTGCTTTCATCTTTTTGCCCCTCACTGAGGCAGAAGTATCACAGAAGTATCCAAAATTCCTACAATCCTACAACATGCCCTCCAGACCCAATCCCCTCACACCTCCTCCAAGCAATCTCTCCTACACTTTTAtcagcactcacacacatcatcaacacatctctcCTCACAGACACCTTCCCCACTGCATTCAAGCAGACTCAGGTAACCCACTGTTATTAAACACTTCTCTTACAGATAGCTACAGACCCGTCTCTCTCCTTCCATTCATAGCGAAAACCCTTGAAAGAGTTGTTTTCAACCAGATATCATTGTTTCTCtcacagaacaacaaactggacactaaccagtcaggtttcaggagCGGCCACTCATCTGAGACTGGGCTACTGTCAGTCACGGAAACACTGCGGATTGTAAAAGCGGATTACAAATCATCAGTCtttattctgctggatctatctgctgcttCTGACACGGtcaatcaccagatcctcctgccctctcatcactgggcatcacagggattccacttcACTGGTTTGAATCATATCTTACTGataggtctttcagggtggctCGGGGAGGCAAGGTTTCCAAAACACTTCAACTTGTcatggggttcctcagggatcagttctgggacccctcctcttctccatgtACACAACATCACTgggtcccatcatacaggcacatgaCTTCTCGtaccattgctatgctgaagacacacagctctatctctcatttcaaccagatgatccaacagTAGCTGCACGGATCTCAGGCTGCCTGGAGGACATCTCGGCAAGGATGAAAGAATatcacctacagctcaacctggcaaagactgagcttcttgtcgtcactgccactccaactctacagcatgatttcaccatccagctaggttcttctacaattaccccatgaacttcggtcagaaatcttggtgtaacctttgatgaccagctgaccttcaaagaccacattgcagatgcaatgtggtctttgaaggtgCAGACTGCACATTGTCCAGGCCCtggtcatttctaggctggactactgcaatgctcttctggctggacatccatcaagcacaatcaaacctttacaattaaagtttatttgatagcgctttttacgatacaaatgattcagaatgcagcagcacgaCTGGTCTTCAATGAACCTGCAaaaagactaaatgtaaatataaaaactaattcaaaaacGAAACTATatagcatataaaatataaaccataGTAGTCtcagttatactaaaataacactggtgctAAATGCAACACAAGCAGAAActtttgttcttcttctaccAATTGTCAAAGCTTAGACTTCAGAACATAATGTTTCTTCACCTAAAagtcttaattttatattaattttaaatgattttcgcAATGGATTTGAAgcaattaaagaaataattcacccagaaattaaaatgaaaattctgttatcaatTACTCAACCTCAACAAGTTCCTTTCTTctcaaaagatgatattttgcaGAATGCTGGTTACCAAACAGGTGAAGCTACCcgctgacttccatagtattaaaattaataatggctACCGTcatctgtttggttaccagctttctttgaaatatcttcttttgtgttcaacagaaataaaacattcatacaggtttggaacaagtggaggctgagtaaatgatgacagaattttcacttttgggtgaactgtccctttaaagaagAGGCATGAAGATTCAAACCTCGGGGTACGACCATTCGGGCGAGAAGTCTGTGATGTTGGCCAGCCGCTGGGTTTCTGCTGGGTTTCCTCCAGGGTTTGTAAGAAGAGGGAAGGGCAGGAATGAGGTGGACGGTGTCGGCTGTGGAGGAACCATGTAGCGGATGGGGTAAACGGGCGGAGCCAGGGTGGGAAGGTGACTGACAGGCTCCTCTATAATGTGCTCAGATATGAGGTCGGGGAAGGCGGAGTCAAATGTAAGCCCAGCCTCCTCTCCGTCTATATGGCCGCAGTGGGTGGTGTCCATGGGCGTGACTTCTGATTCGAAATGTGTATGAGTGGGCGGAGACTGCTCCTCCTTCACTTGTACAGGACTCACAGTTGGGGGCGTGGCTGGGGGTGGTGTCTGATTCGGAGGTTGAATGCACATGGAGTGCTGTGACTCCGCCTTTTCTCCCTCTGGTGGCAGCTGATTGGTTGGCAGCACCTCAAGAGAGGATGTTATTTGGGTGGCGGGCGAGAGAGGATTGGTTAGGAGATGACCGGGCGGGACTTGAGCGGTGAATCCAGTGGGAGGAGCTCTGTCGTCGGAGGGTGGGACCGACAGAGGAGAACTCAAAGAATCTAGTCCTAAAGACATCTCCAGACACAGCGGGAGCAGCGCGGGAGTCGTTCGCGTCGGAGAGAGTGAAAAAGACAGTGAGGACGAGGGACGACCTGGAATACTCTTCCTCTCCGTCTCAGAACAGAGAGAGGATAGAGACGATGGAGGAGATGTGGGAGAAAGAGACAGAGCAAGAGACAGTGGCTGAGGAGATATTGAAGGAGGTGGAGATGGGGAAGAGGAGGCGGAGACTGAGTGAGGTGTGAGACCGGGTCCTCCGTAGGTCTGCCCCTGTTTGGGGCTGTTTAGGAAGGAGTCAGGGTCAAATGGGAGCAGCGAGGGTGATGGCGACGTCGGGTTTGGGGGCAGGATTGTCCCAGGGGTTTCAGTCAGCAGCAGTCCTCCAATCACAGGGCTGggcaggaaagtgagtgaaagcGTGGCCACGCCTTGATTGGGAGGGGTGGGGCTAGATGGGGAGGTGGAGCTTGTTGGGGAGGGCGTGTCCTGTTTGGACGGCACAGGAGATAGAACGAGACGTCCGCCGGCACGGGTGACTGACAGGTGGGTGGAGCCTAACTCAGCATTTAGCTCCTCCCCATAGCCACACCCCACCGGGGTTGCTGTCGTCATGACAATGACTGCTGCCAATCCACCCTGCTGGTCACCATAGAATCCATTTCCGTTGCTAAGAGCGATTGTCCCCGCCCGCTGCGTCTGGGGTGGACTGGAGGACGAGGAGGAGGCGGAGCATGGGGAAGCCACGCCGCCCGGATCATCGCCCCTCCCACCCTCTTCAGGCTGCTTCCTCTCCGAAGGTACAACAGCGACTAACGCATCGCCCGGTCCCGCCTCCCGCAGAGAAGGATTCTTCAGCTCATTGAGGGTGGGGTGAGGGGTGGGCAGTTTGGGCGAGATGATGCGATGTCTGGTGCTGTTGCAGCGGTGAGGAATGTTGGATCCAGGAGAAGCTGCGGGAAACACGTCACACATGGCAAATAAATGACCCTGGCAAAACCACACACTAGCATCTGAAAGTATGGGGTTTATTTCATCAgtcaaaactgtaatattatgaaatattatgaaaacttaaaatatgacAATGTGTATTGCACATGTGAAGGACTGTGTGTTTAGTGTGTGGGTGCGTTTAGTGAGTGTATGattacaggtgtgtgtgtgtgtgtgtgtgtgtgtgtatgtgtgagggtgtatgtgtgtatgtcaGCATGTGCTCGCATCCATGCGCGAGATgtgcgtacgtgtgtgtgtgtgtgtgtgtgtgtgtgtgtgtgtgtgtttgtgtatatatgagTGTATGTGTAGGATTGAGTGAGTGaaggagtgagagagtgagtaagagagtgagagagtgagtgagtgaaggagtgagagagtgagtgagtgaagggGTGAGTgaaggagtgagtgagtgactgagtgaatatgtgaatgagagagtgtgtgaatacatgaatgaatgaatgagtgagtgagtgagtgagtgagtgagtgagtgagtgagtgagagagacagagaaagagtgattgagtgagtgaaggggtgagtgagtgagtgagagagtgagtgaatacgtgaatgagagagtgagtgagagagagagagagagagagagtgaaagagtgagtgagtgtgtgtgtgtgagtgagagtgaatgagtgagtgagtgagagagatagagagtgagtgagtgagtgagagagggagagggagagagtgagtgagtaagtgtgtgtgtgtgtgttagagagagaggaagagagagagagagagagagagagagtgagtgattgagagacttaatgagtgagtgagtgagtgagagagagagatagtgagatagagtgagtaagtgagtgtgtgaatgtgtgtgtgtgtgtgtgtgtgtataagtgagtgtgtgaatgagtgagtgagagagagagagagtgagtgagagggagattgagtgagtgtgtgtgtgtgtgtgtgtgtgtataagtgagtgtgtgaatgagtgagtgagtgagagagagagtgagagtgtgtgtgtgtgtgagtgagtgagtgagtgagtgagggagggagtgtgtgtgtgtgtgtgtgtgtgtgtgtgtatcatatcaggacacaactctgtataatgacatgggtatgacacaggtattacaaggagagggtgacttatgaggacataacccatgtccccatttatcaaaacacttataaatcatacagaatgagtttttttgagaaagtaaaaatgcacaaagtttcctgtgagggttagggttaggtgtagggttggtgaagggccatagaatatacagtttctacagaataaaaaccattacgcctatgggatgaacacactttatacagaaacaaacatgtgtgtgtgtgtgtgtttaccgcaGAGGCAGGTGTGTGTTCGAGGTTGTGGTTTGGTCTGTTGTGTTTCTAAGATCTGTTGCACCATCTGCTCCACTGAGAGCTCCACAGAACCGTTGCCTCCACAAGACCATTTCAAGCTGtggactaaacacacacatagatataGAGTCATTTACAGTAACCACGTTCACATCACTATGTAACATATTAGATATTGTCGTTCTGTGGTGATGCACTCATAGATCAGTGATTGGTGGTTTGCTCATTCTGCAGGCGTGTGATTGGTCACTCACACATGGGTTTGAGTTGAGACAGCAGTTCGTCTCGGCTCCAGCGCAGACTGTCCCTGCGGTCGGTCAGAGCACATGAGACCGGTCCACAGGACTTCCCACTGTCCTCCAGCGACGGCACGTTCAGATAGTGCACTAGAACGATGTCTGggttctgaacacacacacacacacacacagcatatacatttttgtaaaacaatatcatagttaaaataattgtaaaaaaaaaaagaaccacatactTAACATTACGAATgtcatacaaatataaaataaaattaaatcattttaattaaaaacaatcaaaataaaacacaaacatttaaaaataatgttttttattttcaaataaaaacattaatatttattttaaaaaaaacacttactaatttatttacttattaaatgacaaaaaaaataaagaaattattttagaataaaagtaatgaaaataaaacacttaaaatgaatggatttaaaaatgtattaaatcataaaaattttaaaataaaaactattaaaacaacaaaaattttacagaaaagaaaataaataaatttaaaataaaagcaataaaaataaaacaattttaaaaaatttataaaatctcAAATTTactagaataatcaaatcataaaacaaaaaatatttcaaatataacaaataaaataaaaataaaaattattcaataTGTACACTACatcaaaataacataaatatgtaaaataattgtttttttctttaactcttttatttcttgttcactgcAAACATCAAGCACTGAAGCAATTCATAgatgttgaataaaaataatatcattacaacaataacttattttttatatattcacacATCCTGGCTTCTGATTGGGTAGATTAGTGTCACATGCTTATAATAACAAACCTGCAGCAGCCAATAGCATCTTCTGTGGAATGTTGGGACGATGGAGGAATGAACGTAACAACCATAAAGACACTGCAGgaggagagagggaaagagatgaGCGTCacgtgaccacacacacacacacacacacacacacactcactctcacacacacacacacacacacacctccatgcCCTGAACCTTCAGCTTCATGTGATCCTCTCTGGTCGTCtttccgtccttcctcttcttccAGCAATATCCATCTTTCCGGTATTTGACCTTCTTGCGATTGTACAGGATGATGGAGCCGTTCTGTGGCCTGTGTGTGTGAACATCATTTTATTCACAATCAGGAACGAGGAATTAAAAACACACTTCACTCAAAACACAACCAGACAGCTGAAGCAATCTTGCTTTAAATAGTCTATATTCACTACCAGATGAACACATGCTGTTAATGCCACTGTACATTCAATTAATTTACTTCTGGATCAAATTAAGACTGACCTGGTCTTAAGCGTGCAAGAAAGCCACTCGTCATGTTTGTCGAACGAAATCAGGAACGATGCAATTTCctgaatcacacacaaacacaacacacttaGATCATAATCCAGTGTCCAttataaacattttcattaccTGAAATTAAAcgctaataaaatataaactaataaacctaaataaaatataaaataacttattttatttcaactatttgccaagccaacatttctcttttttattaagatgaaacaaaaataaactaaaactaatacgtataaaaacagacataaaaactgggagaaaaaaaaacattacaaaagcattaaagaaaattactaaaactttaactcatTTGAGTGAAGATTGAAAATTTATGTcatcttaagtaaaaaaaaaacaaaaaaaaacaaacaagtaattTAAAGATGCTTTTGTGATTCTTTTGCAATCCCAACAGTAGTGTGAAAGTCATCTGGTGAATATACTTgtgtaaaaattaattaaataatacaaattgtaaaactgaaatcatttaaaataaaaaacaatcaaaatcaaacagttattaaaagagttcataaaaatataaattaattgacAGAATAGAGAGTTCAGTGTAAAGCTGATGAGAGTGCTGTTAATTATCCACGTCACATACatgaaaaaacaacatttttattacgtacaatgaaataaatgttgaaataaatgaaatagaatataaaaacttgtcaccttttttatttcagcttttttgccACTGCAAAAAATACTCACTCAACTTACTTACTCAAACTTACTGAAGACTATAGACGTATTTATCaaatcatgaaatataaaaaatagaaactAAAAGTCAAATCCTAATAGAATCTGTGGCAGTATGAAGTAATACTGTATGTGCAGCCACACACACCTCGTTGGTGTTCCAGCGCAGTCTCTCTTTGGGTAAAGTGGTGGTGCGAGGCAAACACTCCAGCAGCTTATTGGGTAAAAACACTTTCATCTGACCGCTGGtctctgttaaacacaaaacacCGGTCAGCAGCACGCTTCACTAGTGTAATCATGATTCTGATCAACACTGATTATCACAAAGCATTCATCAGAGTtcatcatcatcaacaca is a genomic window of Carassius auratus strain Wakin chromosome 23, ASM336829v1, whole genome shotgun sequence containing:
- the camta2 gene encoding calmodulin-binding transcription activator 2 isoform X1 codes for the protein MNNKDTTTESETSGQMKVFLPNKLLECLPRTTTLPKERLRWNTNEEIASFLISFDKHDEWLSCTLKTRPQNGSIILYNRKKVKYRKDGYCWKKRKDGKTTREDHMKLKVQGMECLYGCYVHSSIVPTFHRRCYWLLQNPDIVLVHYLNVPSLEDSGKSCGPVSCALTDRRDSLRWSRDELLSQLKPMFHSLKWSCGGNGSVELSVEQMVQQILETQQTKPQPRTHTCLCASPGSNIPHRCNSTRHRIISPKLPTPHPTLNELKNPSLREAGPGDALVAVVPSERKQPEEGGRGDDPGGVASPCSASSSSSSPPQTQRAGTIALSNGNGFYGDQQGGLAAVIVMTTATPVGCGYGEELNAELGSTHLSVTRAGGRLVLSPVPSKQDTPSPTSSTSPSSPTPPNQGVATLSLTFLPSPVIGGLLLTETPGTILPPNPTSPSPSLLPFDPDSFLNSPKQGQTYGGPGLTPHSVSASSSPSPPPSISPQPLSLALSLSPTSPPSSLSSLCSETERKSIPGRPSSSLSFSLSPTRTTPALLPLCLEMSLGLDSLSSPLSVPPSDDRAPPTGFTAQVPPGHLLTNPLSPATQITSSLEVLPTNQLPPEGEKAESQHSMCIQPPNQTPPPATPPTVSPVQVKEEQSPPTHTHFESEVTPMDTTHCGHIDGEEAGLTFDSAFPDLISEHIIEEPVSHLPTLAPPVYPIRYMVPPQPTPSTSFLPFPLLTNPGGNPAETQRLANITDFSPEWSYPEGGVKVLITGPWSETDGRYSCVFDQSRVTASLIQPGVLRCYCPAHEAGLVALHVLKDSSAVSSSVLFEYRARNASSLPSSQLDWLSLDDNQFRMSILERLEQMERRMAEMSSNNQQNQHMNHYHQQLSRNQSSAPRLTPENQSGLWFERRIVAVCERMMAGGRWDRDAERDTLTHSVRHRGMTLLHLAAAQGYTQLIHTLIRWRSISVNSLDLEQEVDPLNVDHFSCTPLMWACALGHQAAAVLLYRWSSAALGIPDSLGRLPLAVARSRGHTRLARCLEELHTHSQTQEHTLDTPSPPSPLSSSPDTGLSSSSSVPSPSDPPSPSPSSAYSSGSVPDPMDSASTPSSPFSAPPPAGSTDSLFLMDCEVSSPSAPELADELLSYSENAENEDFLSDEVLQVDMATLAEQIIEATPERIKQEEFNREAESPLRERRDNPAIHDTMPWLATYLDTVDRGLCPTPPSLLSDLALQRLRPPSSAAWAEFLNASANGRMERDFALLTLTDTEQRELYEAARVIQNAFRRYKGRRLKEQQDMAAAVIQRCYRKYKQLTWIALKYALYKKMTQAAILIQSKFRSYYEQKKFQQSRRAAVLIQQYYRSYKEYERVKQGPRGPGALSTKLKGSFLTKKQDQAARKIMRFLRRCRHRIKELKQSKELERK
- the camta2 gene encoding calmodulin-binding transcription activator 2 isoform X2 translates to MNNKDTTTESETSGQMKVFLPNKLLECLPRTTTLPKERLRWNTNEEIASFLISFDKHDEWLSCTLKTRPQNGSIILYNRKKVKYRKDGYCWKKRKDGKTTREDHMKLKVQGMECLYGCYVHSSIVPTFHRRCYWLLQNPDIVLVHYLNVPSLEDSGKSCGPVSCALTDRRDSLRWSRDELLSQLKPMFHSLKWSCGGNGSVELSVEQMVQQILETQQTKPQPRTHTCLCASPGSNIPHRCNSTRHRIISPKLPTPHPTLNELKNPSLREAGPGDALVAVVPSERKQPEEGGRGDDPGGVASPCSASSSSSSPPQTQRAGTIALSNGNGFYGDQQGGLAAVIVMTTATPVGCGYGEELNAELGSTHLSVTRAGGRLVLSPVPSKQDTPSPTSSTSPSSPTPPNQGVATLSLTFLPSPVIGGLLLTETPGTILPPNPTSPSPSLLPFDPDSFLNSPKQGQTYGGPGLTPHSVSASSSPSPPPSISPQPLSLALSLSPTSPPSSLSSLCSETERKSIPGRPSSSLSFSLSPTRTTPALLPLCLEMSLGLDSLSSPLSVPPSDDRAPPTGFTAQVPPGHLLTNPLSPATQITSSLEVLPTNQLPPEGEKAESQHSMCIQPPNQTPPPATPPTVSPVQVKEEQSPPTHTHFESEVTPMDTTHCGHIDGEEAGLTFDSAFPDLISEHIIEEPVSHLPTLAPPVYPIRYMVPPQPTPSTSFLPFPLLTNPGGNPAETQRLANITDFSPEWSYPEGGVKVLITGPWSETDGRYSCVFDQSRVTASLIQPGVLRCYCPAHEAGLVALHVLKDSSAVSSSVLFEYRARNASSLPSSQLDWLSLDDNQFRMSILERLEQMERRMAEMSSNNQQNQHMNHYHQQLSRNQSSAPRLTPENQSGLWFERRIVAVCERMMAGGRWDRDAERDTLTHSVRHRGMTLLHLAAAQGYTQLIHTLIRWRSISVNSLDLEQEVDPLNVDHFSCTPLMWACALGHQAAAVLLYRWSSAALGIPDSLGRLPLAVARSRGHTRLARCLEELHTHSQTQEHTLDTPSPPSPLSSSPDTGLSSSSSVPSPSDPPSPSPSSAYSSGSVPDPMDSASTPSSPFSAPPPAGSTDSLFLMDCEVSSPSAPELADELLSYSENAENEDFLSDEVLQVDMATLAEQIIEATPERIKQEEFNREAESPLRERRDNPAIHDTMPWLATYLDTVDRGLCPTPPSLLSDLALQRLRPPSSAAWAEFLNASANGRMERDFALLTLTDTEQRELYEAARVIQNAFRRYKGRRLKEQQDMAAAVIQRCYRKYKQYALYKKMTQAAILIQSKFRSYYEQKKFQQSRRAAVLIQQYYRSYKEYERVKQGPRGPGALSTKLKGSFLTKKQDQAARKIMRFLRRCRHRIKELKQSKELERK